In Cicer arietinum cultivar CDC Frontier isolate Library 1 chromosome 1, Cicar.CDCFrontier_v2.0, whole genome shotgun sequence, one DNA window encodes the following:
- the LOC101509452 gene encoding probable galacturonosyltransferase 10, with the protein MRRRATDFRRPVRRRVPDALWWALCCAVVLLFIYILTKGTQIESRPALSKRTYKNDRIMEGLNITDEMLSSDSVTRQLNDQISLAKAFVVIAKESNNLQFAWELSAQIRNSQILLSNAATRRSPLTTRESESAIHDMALLLYQAQQLHYDSATMIMRFKAKIQALEEQMNSVTEKSSKYGQIAAEEVPKSLYCLGVRLTTEWFKNLNLQKKLKDKRQVEMKIKDKNLYHFCVFSDNIIATSVVVNSTAKNSKNPNMIVFHLVTDEINYAAMKAWFAMNDFRGVTVEVQKYEDFTWLNASYVPVLKQLQDSEIQSYYFSGNSDDGKTPIKFRNPKYLSMLNHLRFYIPEVFPALKKIVFLDDDVVVQKDLSDLFSIDLNGNVNGAVETCMETFHRYHKYLNYSHPLIRAHFDPDACGWAFGMNVFDLVEWRKKNVTGIYHYWQEKNVDRTLWKLGTLPPGLLTFYGLTEPLDPSWHVLGFGYTNVDPQLIERGAVLHFNGNSKPWLKIGIEKYKPLWEKHIDYSHPLLQQCNFH; encoded by the exons ATGAGGCGAAGAGCAACAGATTTTCGAAGGCCAGTGCGGAGAAGGGTTCCTGATGCGTTGTGGTGGGCATTGTGTTGTGCAGTGGTTCTTCTTTTTATCTATATTCTTACCAAAGGGACTCAAATTGAGTCTAGACCGGCTTTGTCCAAG AGAACTTACAAGAATGACAGGATTATGGAAGGCCTTAATATTACCGATGAGATGTTAAGTTCGGACTCAGTGACCAGACAACTTAATGATCAGATATCCTTAGCAAAAGCTTTTGTTGTAATTGCAAAAGAAAGTAACAATCTCCAATTTGCTTGGGAACTAAGCGCTCAGATCCGCAACTCGCAGATTCTCCTCTCAAATGCTGCCACTAGGCGTTCTCCTTTAACAACAAGAGAATCGGAAAGTGCAATCCATGACATGGCATTGTTATTATACCAGGCACAACAACTCCATTATGACAGTGCAACCATGATCATGAGATTCAAAGCAAAAATCCAAGCCCTTGAAGAACAGATGAATTCAGTAACTGAAAAGAGTTCAAAATATGGACAAATAGCGGCTGAAGAAGTCCCAAAAAGCTTATACTGTCTTGGTGTCCGGTTGACAACAGAATGGttcaaaaaccttaatttgcAAAAGAAATTGAAGGACAAAAGGCAAGTGGAGATGAAAATTAAGGATAAAAATCTTTACCATTTTTGCGTGTTCTCTGACAACATTATTGCAACTTCGGTCGTGGTCAATTCAACTGCAAAAAATTCTAAGAATCCCAATATGATTGTTTTTCACCTTGTCACTGATGAAATAAATTATGCCGCGATGAAGGCGTGGTTTGCCATGAACGATTTCCGTGGGGTGACTGTGGAAGTTCAGAAGTATGAAGACTTCACTTGGTTAAATGCTTCGTATGTTCCTGTGCTTAAGCAACTTCAAGACTCGGAAATACAAAGCTACTACTTTTCTGGAAACAGTGATGATGGAAAGACACCTATCAAGTTTCGTAACCCTAAATATCTGTCAATGCTTAATCACCTGAGGTTCTATATCCCTGAAGTTTTTCCCGCATTGAAGAAGATCGTTTTCCTGGACGATGATGTCGTTGTTCAAAAGGATCTTTCTGATCTTTTTTCAATTGATTTGAATGGGAATGTTAACGGAGCTGTTGAGACATGCATGGAGACATTTCATAGATACCATAAATACTTGAACTATTCTCATCCTCTTATAAGAGCACATTTTGATCCTGATGCATGTGGATGGGCATTCGGGATGAATGTATTTGATTTGGTTGAATGGAGAAAAAAGAATGTAACCGGCATCTACCACTATTGGCAGGAAAAGAATGTAGATCGGACGCTGTGGAAACTCGGTACCTTGCCACCTGGACTGTTAACATTTTACGGATTAACTGAGCCCTTGGATCCATCGTGGCATGTACTGGGTTTTGGCTACACAAACGTTGATCCTCAGTTGATAGAGAGAGGGGCTGTACTCCACTTCAATGGGAACTCCAAACCTTGGTTGAAGATTGGGATTGAAAAGTACAAGCCCTTATGGGAAAAACATATTGATTACTCTCATCCCTTATTGCAGCAATGCAATTTTCATTGA